The following coding sequences lie in one Spinacia oleracea cultivar Varoflay chromosome 1, BTI_SOV_V1, whole genome shotgun sequence genomic window:
- the LOC110805892 gene encoding aquaporin TIP4-1, which yields MGKIALGTTREATEPECINALVVEFICTFLFVFAGVGSAMAADKAEASPIVGLLFVGITHAFVVAAMIAAGFNISGGHLNPAVTLGLAIGGNITILRSLLYWIIQCLASALACYLLTYVTGGLVTPIHSLPKGVDPLQGLVMEVILTFSLLFTIYTTLVDQKKGPLQSQGILLTGLVVGANIFAGGLFSGASMNPARSFGPALVSWNWADHWVYWVGPLIGGALGGLTCDNFFILKTHVPLSRDDEAF from the exons ATGGGTAAAATAGCCCTAGGAACAACCCGAGAGGCAACGGAACCAGAATGCATCAATGCTCTCGTTGTCGAATTCATTTGCACCTTCCTCTTCGTCTTCGCCGGTGTTGGATCTGCCATGGCTGCTG ATAAAGCAGAAGCAAGTCCAATAGTAGGATTGTTGTTTGTGGGGATAACACATGCATTTGTGGTAGCTGCGATGATTGCTGCCGGATTTAACATTTCCGGCGGTCACTTGAACCCCGCCGTCACTCTTGGTCTTGCAATTGGTGGCAATATTACAATTCTCAGATCTCTACTTTATTGGATTATACAATGTCTTGCTTCTGCTCTGGCTTGTTACTTGCTCACCTATGTCACCGGTGGACtg GTGACTCCTATACACTCTCTTCCAAAGGGGGTAGACCCTCTACAAGGATTGGTGATGGAGGTGATCTTAACAttttctctcctcttcacaataTACACCACCCTTGTTGACCAAAAGAAGGGCCCACTTCAAAGCCAAGGAATATTGCTAACTGGGCTTGTGGTTGGGGCCAACATCTTTGCTGGTGGGTTATTCTCTGGGGCATCAATGAATCCAGCAAGGTCATTTGGGCCTGCTCTTGTAAGCTGGAACTGGGCTGATCACTGGGTTTACTGGGTTGGCCCACTCATTGGTGGGGCTCTTGGTGGGCTCACTTGTGACAACTTCTTCATTCTCAAAACCCATGTTCCTCTTTCAAGAGATGATGAAGCTTTCTAA
- the LOC110775298 gene encoding protein NRT1/ PTR FAMILY 1.2 → MEIKEPLLGTSMAKGGLRTLPFIIANEAFEKVASFGISPNMIMYLMGSYGMELATGSTLIYYWSSATSLAPVIGAFLADSYVGRFSMIGFGSIFSLLGMILLWLTTIIPGATPCDESNTKCTSLNYFRLSVLVSSFGMMSIGAGGVRSSSLAFGTDQLLKEDNHGNTGILERFFNWYYVATCAAIIFAVTCVVYIQDHFGWIVGFGVPVVLMLLSALFFFLASPFYIKSKAEAESPMALAQVFIAYFKKRHFKFSENHDKLYHRRIGSKLVMPSDNLRFLNKACMVVNAEEELTEGGKAIDPWSLCTIETVEELKSLIRVIPIWSTGIIFSINPSPFNVLLTKSMDRHITSNFEIPAGSFVGFLVISAVSWIVIYDLIFMPLATKMMGKPVRLSARKRMGIGILLSCLSMAVNAIVEGIRRETAIKEGFSDDPNGVTDMSALWLLPHLWFSGMADVFFIIGQNEFFCSVFPKSMRSVATNLGGVSMSLASVFSSLILNATDYITSRGGKESWVSSNINKAHFDYYYWVFTGLCLLNFFYYLICNKAYGPSYEEQDDKSRDHEDIGHCTL, encoded by the exons ATGGAGATCAAGGAACCTCTCTTAGGCACCAGTATGGCTAAGGGTGGTTTAAGGACCCTCCCTTTCATCATAG CGAATGAAGCATTTGAGAAAGTAGCAAGCTTTGGGATTTCACCAAATATGATAATGTATTTGATGGGAAGTTATGGTATGGAATTGGCAACTGGGTCTACCTTAATCTATTACTGGTCTTCTGCCACCAGTTTGGCTCCTGTTATTGGTGCTTTTCTTGCTGATTCTTATGTGGGTCGCTTCTCCATGATAGGTTTTGGCTCCATTTTTAGCCTTCTG GGTATGATTCTCCTTTGGTTGACTACCATTATTCCTGGTGCAACGCCATGTGATGAGTCCAATACTAAGTGCACATCTCTGAACTATTTTCGACTTTCAGTACTAGTATCATCATTCGGCATGATGTCAATTGGGGCTGGTGGTGTCAGGTCTTCTTCCTTAGCTTTTGGTACTGATCAGTTGCTCAAAGAAGATAACCATGGAAATACAGGCATCTTAGAAAGGTTCTTTAATTGGTATTATGTTGCTACCTGTGCTGCTATTATATTTGCAGTGACTTGTGTGGTTTATATTCAAGATCACTTCGGTTGGATAGTTGGTTTTGGAGTTCCGGTTGTGTTGATGTTGTTGTCtgctcttttcttcttcttggcTTCTCCCTTCTACATCAAGTCCAAGGCCGAGGCAGAATCACCTATGGCACTTGCTCAAGTGTTCATAGCTTATTTTAAGAAGAGACATTTCAAATTTTCTGAAAACCATGATAAATTGTACCATCGTAGAATCGGCTCCAAACTGGTCATGCCAAGTGACAATCTAAG GTTCTTAAATAAGGCTTGCATGGTTGTGAATGCCGAAGAAGAACTAACAGAAGGTGGAAAAGCCATTGATCCATGGAGCCTTTGTACCATAGAAACGGTAGAAGAATTAAAATCCCTGATTAGAGTTATCCCAATATGGTCGACAGGTATTATATTTTCAATAAACCCAAGTCCATTCAACGTTCTACTCACTAAATCTATGGATCGTCATATCACCTCAAACTTCGAAATCCCGGCCGGCTCTTTCGTGGGATTCTTAGTTATCTCTGCAGTTTCATGGATTGTCATCTACGATCTCATTTTCATGCCTTTAGCAACAAAGATGATGGGTAAACCGGTTCGACTAAGTGCTCGAAAACGAATGGGAATCGGTATCCTACTCTCGTGTTTATCAATGGCTGTGAATGCAATAGTCGAAGGTATTCGACGCGAGACAGCTATTAAGGAAGGATTCTCAGATGATCCGAACGGGGTAACAGACATGTCGGCTTTATGGCTATTGCCACATCTTTGGTTTTCAGGTATGGCCGATGTTTTCTTTATAATCGGTCAAAACGAATTCTTCTGCTCGGTATTCCCGAAGAGCATGCGGAGTGTAGCAACGAATCTCGGTGGGGTGAGCATGTCATTAGCAAGTGTGTTTTCGAGTTTGATCTTGAATGCCACAGATTATATTACAAGCAGAGGTGGAAAAGAGAGTTGGGTATCAAGCAACATAAACAAGGCTcattttgattattattattgggtTTTTACTGGTTTGTGTTTGCTTAATTTCTTCTACTACCTTATCTGTAACAAAGCTTATGGCCCCTCCTATGAAGAGCAAGATGACAAGTCAAGGGATCATGAGGACATTGGACATTGCACATTGTAA
- the LOC110775336 gene encoding probable lactoylglutathione lyase, chloroplastic, protein MASSSPLSLAPPFHPSCSSISASRRILASHSRVTFSLSSFNLSRRLSLLHFGAAVSQPHLVGLKESTQPSPDRNTLEAGTVGNIAQARPSVTEESAVQWAKNDKRRLLHAVYSVGDLDKTIKFYTECLGMKVLRKRDLPEERYSNAFLGFGPEESHFTVELSYNYGVDKYDIGTGFGHFGVAVEDVAKTVSLVKAKGGKVTREPGPVNGESSVIAFIEDPDGYKFQLLEKAPTLEPLCKIMLRVGDLDRATSFYKKAHGMELLRKMDFPEYKYTTALMGYGPEDKNVVLELTYNYGVKEYDKGNGYAQIAIGTDDVYKTAKAVQLNGGKIVVDPGPLPGLNTKITACLDPDGWRTAFVDNIDFLKELE, encoded by the exons ATGGCGTCGTCTTCGCCACTCTCACTCGCGCCTCCATTTCATCCATCTTGCTCTTCAATTTCCGCCAGTAGGAGGATTCTCGCTTCTCATTCCCGCgtcacattttctctctcctccttcaatCTCTCTCGCcgtctctctctcctccacttCGGAGCTG CTGTCTCGCAGCCGCATTTAGTTGGTTTAAAGGAATCTACACAGCCAAGCCCAGACAGGAATACACTGGAGGCTGGTACAGTTGGCAATATAGCTCAAGCAAGGCCTTCTGTCACGGAGGAAAGTGCTGTACAGTGGGCTAAAAATGACAAGAGAAGATTGCTTCATGCTGTTTATAGCGTCGGGGATTTAGATAAGACTATAAA ATTCTATACGGAGTGCCTTGGCATGAAGGTATTGCGGAAAAGAGACCTCCCAGAGGAGAGATATTCAAATGCCTTTCTTGGTTTTGGACCCGAAGAGTCGCATTTTACGGTTGAACTTTCATACA ACTATGGAGTTGACAAATATGATATTGGGACTGGTTTTGGTCACTTTGGTGTTGCGGTTGAGGAT GTTGCTAAAACAGTGAGCCTTGTAAAGGCAAAGGGTGGAAAGGTGACACGAGAACCTGGTCCAGTCAATGGTGAAAGTTCTGTTATTGCTTTTATAGAAGATCCAGATGGTTATAAGTTTCAGCTGTTGGAAAAGGCACCAACATTGGAGCCCCTTTGCAAGATAATGCTTAGAGTTGGAGATCTTGATCGTGCCACTAGTTTTTATAAAAAG GCTCATGGCATGGAGCTACTCCGCAAGATGGATTTTCCTGAGTATAAG TATACAACAGCATTAATGGGATATGGCCCGGAGGATAAGAATGTTGTGTTGGAGTTGACATACAATTATGGAGTCAAAGAGTACGACAAAGGAAATGGTTATGCACAG ATTGCTATTGGAACAGACGATGTATATAAAACAGCTAAAGCAGTTCAACTTAATGGAGGGAAAATTGTAGTTGATCCTGGTCCATTGCCTGGATTAAATACCAAGATAACTGCATGTTTGGATCCTGATGGTTGGAGGACG GCATTTGTTGATAACATTGATTTTCTTAAGGAACTCGAATGA
- the LOC110775316 gene encoding VAN3-binding protein isoform X1: protein MLLKSECIFTSSSVDAEISMDGLKSAANKLTNIDENSPAKWLPTSVPPPETPTESMEFLARSWSVSATELSKALTMPKKPEKTAFEFLSDELNLNVTDSLLSNDYEVERPRCGDSPPISPRGSDDTKELFLLHQALHPDFLSNQQLLRSGLCKSIIKGRTMGRRMKDQRERKKHEIRTHNEQLHAAVSVAGVAAAVASLTASNATPTEVSSGLKASTALASAAALVASHCIEIAEEMGADQHQIFTAVNSAINARTNGDIMTLTAGAATALRGAATLKTRLQKGHAGGLALSEEHSEDGRESNSMTAMNFVMQGGELLKRTRKGDLHWKQVSFSINSTLEIVVKLKSTHIAGAFTKKKKFIVNGVYSDILAWPAREREDNSEQKAYFGIQTVDRVVEFECKNKGEKQMWTDGIQNLLNCRINM, encoded by the exons ATGCTTCTGAAATCCGAATGTATATTTacctcttcttctgttgatgcAGAGATAAGTATGGATGGTTTGAAAAGCGCGGCAAATAAGTTGACAAACATAGATGAAAATAGTCCTGCGAAATGGCTTCCAACATCTGTTCCTCCACCAGAAACTCCAACTGAGTCCATGGAGTTCTTAGCAAGATCATGGAGTGTTTCAGCAACAGAGCTCTCCAAGGCCCTCACCATGCCCAAAAAGCCTGAGAAGACAGCATTTGAGTTTCTTAGTGATGAACTCAATCTGAATGTCACTGATAGCTTGCTGTCAAATGATTAT GAAGTGGAACGACCGAGATGTGGAGATAGTCCTCCAATTTCTCCTAGAGGGAGTGATGACACTAAG GAACTCTTCTTACTTCATCAAGCACTTCACCCTGATTTTCTATCGAATCAACAGCTGTTACGAAGTGGG TTATGCAAAAGCATAATAAAAGGGAGAACGATGGGGAGACGGATGAAAGATCAAAGGGAGAGAAAGAAGCATGAAATTAGAACTCACAATGAACAGCTACATGCTGCAGTGTCAGTAGCAGGTGTAGCTGCTGCTGTTGCGTCTCTAACAGCCTCAAATGCAACACCGACAGAAGTATCATCTGGCCTCAAAGCCTCAACTGCCCTTGCATCTGCTGCTGCACTAGTAGCATCACACTGCATTGAGATTGCAGAGGAAATGGGGGCTGATCAACATCAAATCTTTACAGCTGTTAATTCTGCAATAAATGCAAGGACTAATGGTGATATAATGACTTTAACAGCAGGTGCAGCTACAG CGCTTAGAGGAGCTGCAACCTTGAAAACAAGATTACAGAAGGGACATGCAGGGGGTCTTGCTCTCAGTGAGGAGCACTCTGAAGATGGCAGAGAATCAAACTCAATGACCGCCATGAACTTTGTGATGCAGGGTGGAGAACTTCTGAAACGTACCAGAAAAG GTGATTTACACTGGAAGCAAGTCTCTTTCAGCATAAATTCAACATTGGAG ATAGTGGTTAAACTAAAAAGCACgcatattgcaggggcattcaCAAAAAAGAAGAAAT TTATAGTAAATGGAGTATACTCTGATATTCTAGCATGGCCAGCGAGAGAGCGAGAAGACAATAGCGAGCAGAAGGCTTACTTTGGGATACAAACAGTTGACAGAGTTGtagaatttgaatgtaaaaaCAAAGGCGAAAAACAAATGTGGACTGATGGGATCCAAAACCTGCTGAATTGCCGCATTAATATGTAA
- the LOC110775316 gene encoding VAN3-binding protein isoform X3, whose translation MDGLKSAANKLTNIDENSPAKWLPTSVPPPETPTESMEFLARSWSVSATELSKALTMPKKPEKTAFEFLSDELNLNVTDSLLSNDYEVERPRCGDSPPISPRGSDDTKELFLLHQALHPDFLSNQQLLRSGLCKSIIKGRTMGRRMKDQRERKKHEIRTHNEQLHAAVSVAGVAAAVASLTASNATPTEVSSGLKASTALASAAALVASHCIEIAEEMGADQHQIFTAVNSAINARTNGDIMTLTAGAATALRGAATLKTRLQKGHAGGLALSEEHSEDGRESNSMTAMNFVMQGGELLKRTRKGDLHWKQVSFSINSTLEIVVKLKSTHIAGAFTKKKKFIVNGVYSDILAWPAREREDNSEQKAYFGIQTVDRVVEFECKNKGEKQMWTDGIQNLLNCRINM comes from the exons ATGGATGGTTTGAAAAGCGCGGCAAATAAGTTGACAAACATAGATGAAAATAGTCCTGCGAAATGGCTTCCAACATCTGTTCCTCCACCAGAAACTCCAACTGAGTCCATGGAGTTCTTAGCAAGATCATGGAGTGTTTCAGCAACAGAGCTCTCCAAGGCCCTCACCATGCCCAAAAAGCCTGAGAAGACAGCATTTGAGTTTCTTAGTGATGAACTCAATCTGAATGTCACTGATAGCTTGCTGTCAAATGATTAT GAAGTGGAACGACCGAGATGTGGAGATAGTCCTCCAATTTCTCCTAGAGGGAGTGATGACACTAAG GAACTCTTCTTACTTCATCAAGCACTTCACCCTGATTTTCTATCGAATCAACAGCTGTTACGAAGTGGG TTATGCAAAAGCATAATAAAAGGGAGAACGATGGGGAGACGGATGAAAGATCAAAGGGAGAGAAAGAAGCATGAAATTAGAACTCACAATGAACAGCTACATGCTGCAGTGTCAGTAGCAGGTGTAGCTGCTGCTGTTGCGTCTCTAACAGCCTCAAATGCAACACCGACAGAAGTATCATCTGGCCTCAAAGCCTCAACTGCCCTTGCATCTGCTGCTGCACTAGTAGCATCACACTGCATTGAGATTGCAGAGGAAATGGGGGCTGATCAACATCAAATCTTTACAGCTGTTAATTCTGCAATAAATGCAAGGACTAATGGTGATATAATGACTTTAACAGCAGGTGCAGCTACAG CGCTTAGAGGAGCTGCAACCTTGAAAACAAGATTACAGAAGGGACATGCAGGGGGTCTTGCTCTCAGTGAGGAGCACTCTGAAGATGGCAGAGAATCAAACTCAATGACCGCCATGAACTTTGTGATGCAGGGTGGAGAACTTCTGAAACGTACCAGAAAAG GTGATTTACACTGGAAGCAAGTCTCTTTCAGCATAAATTCAACATTGGAG ATAGTGGTTAAACTAAAAAGCACgcatattgcaggggcattcaCAAAAAAGAAGAAAT TTATAGTAAATGGAGTATACTCTGATATTCTAGCATGGCCAGCGAGAGAGCGAGAAGACAATAGCGAGCAGAAGGCTTACTTTGGGATACAAACAGTTGACAGAGTTGtagaatttgaatgtaaaaaCAAAGGCGAAAAACAAATGTGGACTGATGGGATCCAAAACCTGCTGAATTGCCGCATTAATATGTAA
- the LOC110775316 gene encoding VAN3-binding protein isoform X2 has protein sequence MKEISMDGLKSAANKLTNIDENSPAKWLPTSVPPPETPTESMEFLARSWSVSATELSKALTMPKKPEKTAFEFLSDELNLNVTDSLLSNDYEVERPRCGDSPPISPRGSDDTKELFLLHQALHPDFLSNQQLLRSGLCKSIIKGRTMGRRMKDQRERKKHEIRTHNEQLHAAVSVAGVAAAVASLTASNATPTEVSSGLKASTALASAAALVASHCIEIAEEMGADQHQIFTAVNSAINARTNGDIMTLTAGAATALRGAATLKTRLQKGHAGGLALSEEHSEDGRESNSMTAMNFVMQGGELLKRTRKGDLHWKQVSFSINSTLEIVVKLKSTHIAGAFTKKKKFIVNGVYSDILAWPAREREDNSEQKAYFGIQTVDRVVEFECKNKGEKQMWTDGIQNLLNCRINM, from the exons ATGAAAG AGATAAGTATGGATGGTTTGAAAAGCGCGGCAAATAAGTTGACAAACATAGATGAAAATAGTCCTGCGAAATGGCTTCCAACATCTGTTCCTCCACCAGAAACTCCAACTGAGTCCATGGAGTTCTTAGCAAGATCATGGAGTGTTTCAGCAACAGAGCTCTCCAAGGCCCTCACCATGCCCAAAAAGCCTGAGAAGACAGCATTTGAGTTTCTTAGTGATGAACTCAATCTGAATGTCACTGATAGCTTGCTGTCAAATGATTAT GAAGTGGAACGACCGAGATGTGGAGATAGTCCTCCAATTTCTCCTAGAGGGAGTGATGACACTAAG GAACTCTTCTTACTTCATCAAGCACTTCACCCTGATTTTCTATCGAATCAACAGCTGTTACGAAGTGGG TTATGCAAAAGCATAATAAAAGGGAGAACGATGGGGAGACGGATGAAAGATCAAAGGGAGAGAAAGAAGCATGAAATTAGAACTCACAATGAACAGCTACATGCTGCAGTGTCAGTAGCAGGTGTAGCTGCTGCTGTTGCGTCTCTAACAGCCTCAAATGCAACACCGACAGAAGTATCATCTGGCCTCAAAGCCTCAACTGCCCTTGCATCTGCTGCTGCACTAGTAGCATCACACTGCATTGAGATTGCAGAGGAAATGGGGGCTGATCAACATCAAATCTTTACAGCTGTTAATTCTGCAATAAATGCAAGGACTAATGGTGATATAATGACTTTAACAGCAGGTGCAGCTACAG CGCTTAGAGGAGCTGCAACCTTGAAAACAAGATTACAGAAGGGACATGCAGGGGGTCTTGCTCTCAGTGAGGAGCACTCTGAAGATGGCAGAGAATCAAACTCAATGACCGCCATGAACTTTGTGATGCAGGGTGGAGAACTTCTGAAACGTACCAGAAAAG GTGATTTACACTGGAAGCAAGTCTCTTTCAGCATAAATTCAACATTGGAG ATAGTGGTTAAACTAAAAAGCACgcatattgcaggggcattcaCAAAAAAGAAGAAAT TTATAGTAAATGGAGTATACTCTGATATTCTAGCATGGCCAGCGAGAGAGCGAGAAGACAATAGCGAGCAGAAGGCTTACTTTGGGATACAAACAGTTGACAGAGTTGtagaatttgaatgtaaaaaCAAAGGCGAAAAACAAATGTGGACTGATGGGATCCAAAACCTGCTGAATTGCCGCATTAATATGTAA
- the LOC110775307 gene encoding protein NRT1/ PTR FAMILY 1.2-like: MEENSSDRNIMREPLLGTSNGGLKTLPFIIANEAFEKAASFGLLPNMILYLMRGYGMELATGSNIIFFWNAATNFTPVIGAFLADSYVGRFWMIGFGSIFSFLGMIFLWLTAIIPGATPCDDSGSECKSWNVFQLTLLVSAFGLMSIGAGGIRSASLAFGADQLLKKDNFSDAGILERFLNWYYSACCGAVVVGVLFVVYIQDHFGWKVGFGVSVVLMLLSALSFFSASTLYIKFKAKAGSLIAFAQVLMVSWKKRNLNFSEDELYYQSKGSRLLIPSDKLRFLNKACIVGNAEEELTPDGVAIDPWNLCTVNQVEEVKALIKVIPMWSTGIMMSVTTTQFTFPVLQAGSMDRHITSNFQVPAGSFGTFTVISIILWIAIYDRIVIPLATKITGKPGQLSVRKRMGVGLILSFMSMVVCAIIEGVRRETAIKEGFSDDPKAVTDMSAYWLLFHHWISGMAEALFLVGQNEFFYSEFPKSMSSVATTISGLSTSVASLFASLIMSSINSITSKGGKESWVSSNINRAHFDYYYWLLAGLSFLNFLYYLLCSRAYGPPSYDQDRFEDNEEIIEG, from the exons ATGGAGGAAAACTCTTCAGATCGCAACATAATGAGGGAACCCCTCTTGGGTACTTCAAATGGTGGCTTAAAAACTCTCCCTTTTATCATAG CAAATGAGGCGTTTGAGAAAGCTGCAAGTTTTGGGCTTTTACCCAATATGATACTGTATTTGATGAGAGGGTATGGTATGGAATTGGCAACTGGGTCTAATATCATCTTCTTCTGGAATGCTGCCACTAATTTTACCCCTGTTATTGGTGCTTTTCTTGCTGATTCTTATGTGGGTCGATTTTGGATGATCGGATTTGGTTCCATTTTTAGCTTTCTG GGAATGATTTTCCTTTGGTTGACAGCTATTATTCCTGGTGCAACGCCATGCGATGACTCTGGTTCTGAATGCAAGTCATGGAATGTATTCCAACTCACACTACTGGTATCGGCGTTTGGCCTGATGTCAATTGGAGCAGGTGGCATCAGGTCAGCTTCCTTAGCATTTGGTGCCGATCAGTTGCTCAAGAAAGACAACTTTAGCGATGCAGGCATCTTAGAGAGGTTCTTGAACTGGTATTATTCTGCTTGCTGTGGAGCAGTTGTGGTAGGAGTGCTTTTTGTGGTGTATATTCAAGATCACTTTGGGTGGAAAGTTGGTTTTGGAGTTTCAGTTGTGCTTATGCTGTTATCTGCTCTTTCATTCTTCTCAGCTTCTACGTTATATATAAAATTTAAGGCCAAGGCAGGATCCTTGATTGCATTTGCTCAAGTTTTAATGGTTTCAtggaagaagagaaatttgaatttttctgaGGATGAACTGTATTATCAGAGCAAGGGCTCAAGACTGCTCATTCCCAGTGACAAACTAAG GTTCTTAAATAAGGCTTGCATTGTTGGAAATGCAGAGGAAGAACTCACACCTGATGGAGTAGCCATAGATCCATGGAACCTTTGTACCGTAAATCAGGTGGAAGAGGTGAAAGCCCTCATAAAGGTAATCCCAATGTGGTCAACAGGGATTATGATGTCAGTAACTACAACTCAGTTCACATTCCCTGTTCTACAAGCGGGGTCCATGGATCGTCATATCACCTCAAATTTTCAAGTTCCAGCTGGTTCCTTCGGGACATTCACAGTCATCTCAATAATTTTATGGATTGCCATTTATGACCGCATTGTGATTCCTTTAGCCACAAAAATAACAGGAAAACCAGGACAATTGAGTGTAAGGAAACGAATGGGAGTTGGTCTCATACTCTCATTCATGTCAATGGTTGTGTGCGCGATAATAGAGGGTGTTCGACGTGAGACAGCTATTAAGGAAGGATTCTCAGATGATCCGAAAGCAGTGACTGACATGTCCGCTTACTGGTTGCTGTTTCACCATTGGATTTCTGGAATGGCTGAGGCTTTATTTTTAGTTGGCCAAAATGAGTTCTTCTACTCTGAATTCCCAAAGAGCATGTCAAGTGTAGCAACAACTATTTCTGGGTTAAGCACGTCTGTAGCGAGTTTGTTTGCAAGTTTGATCATGAGTAGTATCAATAGCATTACAAGCAAAGGTGGAAAAGAGAGTTGGGTATCAAGTAACATAAACAGGGCTCATTTTGATTATTACTACTGGCTTCTTGCTGGTTTGAGCTTTCTTAATTTCTTGTACTACCTTCTTTGCAGTAGAGCTTACGGGCCTCCTTCTTATGACCAAGACAGGTTTGAGGACAATGAGGAGATTATAGAAGGATGA